The proteins below come from a single Acidobacteriota bacterium genomic window:
- the maf gene encoding septum formation inhibitor Maf has protein sequence MLVLASASPRRQELLRAAGIPFEVQPADIVEDPLRDESAKACAERLASEKALAVARQSPKDAVLGADTIVVIDNKILGKPANAADAARMLRMLSGREHQVITGVCLMVGGQATVGSETTSVTMSAISEKEIADYVATGEPMDKAGAYAIQGIASRWIPRIDGDYSNVVGLPVALVWKMLREQGVG, from the coding sequence ATGCTCGTGCTCGCCTCTGCCTCGCCCCGCCGCCAGGAACTTCTTCGCGCCGCCGGGATTCCATTCGAAGTGCAGCCCGCGGACATTGTCGAAGATCCACTTCGGGATGAATCTGCCAAAGCCTGCGCCGAGCGGCTGGCGAGCGAGAAAGCGCTGGCGGTCGCGCGTCAGTCTCCAAAGGACGCCGTGCTGGGCGCCGACACGATCGTCGTCATCGACAACAAGATTCTCGGCAAGCCGGCGAACGCGGCTGATGCCGCCCGCATGTTGCGCATGCTTTCGGGACGCGAACATCAGGTCATCACAGGAGTTTGTCTGATGGTCGGGGGCCAGGCCACGGTGGGCAGCGAGACGACCTCCGTCACGATGTCGGCAATCAGCGAAAAAGAAATCGCGGACTACGTCGCTACCGGCGAACCGATGGATAAGGCAGGGGCATACGCAATCCAGGGCATCGCCTCGCGCTGGATTCCGCGCATCGACGGCGACTACAGCAATGTCGTGGGACTGCCCGTGGCGCTGGTATGGAAGATGTTGCGAGAACAGGGAGTGGGTTAA
- the lpxI gene encoding UDP-2,3-diacylglucosamine diphosphatase LpxI (LpxI, functionally equivalent to LpxH, replaces it in LPS biosynthesis in a minority of bacteria.), giving the protein MKLGLIAGNGTFPFLVLDAAKSQGYEVIVAAIKEEAFPEIESKGASAVHWLSLGELSKLIDTFKAEGVTRAVMAGQVKHKQIFSSIKPDWRLAKLLLSVATRNTDSLLGAVAKVLADEGIMLENSTALLEPLLAKSGVLTKRAPSEQERKNIDYGRAVAHQLAQYDIGQTVVIAENACVAVEAMEGTDATIARAGELMGSLEGGASTLSRALTIVKIAKPNQDMRFDVPVVGVKTIEVMRQSGASCLAVDAGRCLLIDGPAVSQAADLADISIVAS; this is encoded by the coding sequence ATGAAACTCGGCCTCATCGCTGGCAACGGCACATTCCCCTTCCTGGTCCTGGACGCTGCGAAGTCGCAGGGCTACGAAGTGATCGTCGCCGCGATTAAAGAAGAGGCTTTCCCTGAAATCGAATCCAAAGGCGCCTCAGCCGTTCACTGGCTCTCTCTCGGAGAACTCTCCAAACTGATCGACACCTTCAAAGCCGAAGGCGTTACCCGCGCCGTCATGGCTGGACAAGTCAAGCACAAGCAGATTTTCTCCAGCATCAAGCCCGATTGGCGTCTCGCCAAACTCTTGCTCTCGGTGGCCACACGCAACACCGATTCTCTCCTCGGCGCGGTTGCCAAGGTTCTCGCCGACGAAGGCATCATGCTCGAGAACTCGACGGCACTGCTCGAACCGCTGCTCGCAAAATCGGGTGTGCTCACGAAACGCGCCCCGTCCGAGCAGGAACGCAAGAACATCGATTATGGACGCGCCGTCGCCCATCAACTCGCGCAATACGACATTGGACAGACCGTCGTGATCGCGGAAAACGCCTGTGTCGCGGTCGAAGCCATGGAGGGCACCGACGCCACCATCGCGCGCGCCGGCGAACTCATGGGCTCGCTTGAAGGCGGGGCGTCCACGCTCAGCCGCGCTCTTACGATCGTCAAGATCGCCAAACCAAATCAGGACATGCGCTTCGATGTGCCGGTCGTCGGCGTGAAGACGATCGAAGTCATGCGACAATCGGGTGCCAGTTGCCTGGCGGTCGACGCAGGACGGTGCCTGTTAATTGATGGCCCGGCCGTGTCACAGGCAGCAGATCTGGCGGACATCAGCATTGTTGCCAGCTGA
- a CDS encoding Gfo/Idh/MocA family oxidoreductase — protein MSSQSPINVAVVGVGAFGRNHARVYHELEKSGSVRLVGVVDPNTAVADAVAHEFDCKAFGSIEQMLTTHSEVQAASIAVPTVQHLDVARALMESGVDVLIEKPLASTQTEANELLLLAKNHKRVAQVGHLERFNPAVRATLPLITQPMFFEIHRLSVFTPRALDVDVVLDLMIHDLDIVLAFVQSPVKEIRAVGLPILSGKVDIANVRVEFESGCVANFTASRVSTERVRKLRLFQPGQYISIDYGRQDVLVFSVGDAKGVAAQPSVNPQIQVGKPAITAEEPLLAEIKSFLQCVHDRSRPIVSLEDGAHALELALAILSAINRHAGRIGV, from the coding sequence CTGAGCAGCCAATCTCCGATCAATGTCGCGGTAGTGGGCGTAGGTGCTTTCGGACGCAATCATGCCCGCGTCTATCACGAACTGGAAAAATCAGGCAGCGTGCGGCTGGTTGGAGTAGTCGATCCCAACACGGCCGTTGCCGATGCAGTCGCCCACGAGTTTGACTGCAAAGCTTTCGGCTCGATCGAGCAGATGCTCACCACGCACAGCGAGGTGCAAGCCGCGTCCATCGCGGTTCCAACCGTACAGCACCTCGACGTTGCACGTGCTTTGATGGAATCCGGCGTCGACGTGCTCATCGAAAAACCGCTGGCGTCCACGCAGACGGAAGCCAACGAATTGCTGTTGCTGGCGAAGAATCACAAGCGCGTTGCCCAGGTCGGACATCTCGAGCGCTTCAATCCCGCCGTGCGCGCCACCTTGCCGCTCATCACGCAGCCCATGTTTTTCGAAATCCATCGCCTGAGTGTCTTCACGCCCCGCGCGCTGGATGTTGACGTCGTCCTCGACCTGATGATCCACGATCTCGATATCGTTCTCGCCTTCGTGCAATCTCCGGTGAAAGAAATTCGAGCAGTCGGGCTACCGATCCTTTCCGGCAAAGTGGATATTGCGAACGTGCGCGTGGAATTCGAGTCCGGATGCGTGGCGAACTTCACTGCCAGCCGCGTATCAACCGAGCGCGTACGAAAACTGCGCCTCTTCCAGCCCGGCCAATACATCTCGATCGACTACGGACGTCAGGATGTGCTCGTCTTTTCGGTTGGGGATGCCAAGGGAGTCGCCGCGCAGCCCAGTGTGAATCCGCAGATTCAAGTAGGCAAGCCCGCGATCACCGCGGAAGAGCCGCTGCTGGCGGAGATCAAATCCTTCCTGCAATGTGTGCACGACCGCAGCCGTCCCATAGTGTCTCTGGAAGATGGCGCACACGCCCTCGAACTGGCGCTCGCCATTCTCTCGGCGATCAATCGCCACGCCGGAAGAATAGGCGTTTAG
- the tatA gene encoding twin-arginine translocase TatA/TatE family subunit — protein MFGGKIGLPELLLILAVALLIFGPSKLADLGKGLGEGIKNFKSSIKDGEDSADKKS, from the coding sequence ATGTTTGGTGGAAAAATTGGGTTGCCGGAACTGTTGCTGATCCTGGCCGTCGCATTGCTCATTTTTGGACCGAGCAAGCTGGCTGATCTGGGCAAGGGCCTCGGCGAAGGCATCAAGAATTTCAAGTCCTCGATCAAAGACGGCGAAGACAGCGCCGACAAGAAGTCCTAA
- a CDS encoding thiamine phosphate synthase, whose protein sequence is MRPLLYYITDRSQFPGDESARHRTVLAKIAEAARAGVDYIQLREKDLSTRELEDLARDAVEAVRENSDTTRLLVNSRADVALAVGAEGVHLRSDDIPASTARSVWTAVPVRSSQLEARSPIIAVSCHSLEDVERAESEGADFAVFAPVFEKAGSAPTGLAALRAACNVKIPVLALGGVTLENAASCLEAGAAGIAGIRLFQEKKIEDVVRRLR, encoded by the coding sequence ATGCGCCCGCTTTTGTATTACATCACCGACCGCTCCCAGTTCCCGGGCGACGAGTCTGCTCGCCATCGAACGGTGCTCGCGAAGATCGCCGAGGCCGCGCGTGCGGGCGTCGACTACATCCAGCTTCGCGAAAAGGATCTGAGTACTCGGGAATTGGAAGATCTGGCTCGTGATGCGGTGGAGGCCGTCCGCGAGAACTCCGACACTACCCGGTTGCTAGTCAACTCACGTGCGGACGTTGCCCTCGCGGTGGGAGCGGAGGGTGTCCACCTGCGCAGTGATGACATACCTGCATCGACTGCACGTTCCGTTTGGACCGCAGTGCCGGTTCGAAGCTCGCAGCTCGAGGCTCGAAGCCCGATCATCGCGGTCTCCTGCCACTCTCTGGAAGATGTCGAACGCGCCGAGTCCGAAGGAGCTGACTTTGCCGTGTTCGCGCCTGTCTTCGAAAAGGCGGGTAGCGCGCCGACGGGTCTGGCGGCGTTGCGCGCAGCCTGCAATGTGAAAATTCCCGTGCTTGCATTGGGAGGTGTCACGCTGGAGAATGCGGCATCTTGTCTCGAGGCTGGCGCGGCGGGGATCGCGGGCATCCGACTGTTTCAGGAGAAGAAGATAGAGGATGTGGTGCGTAGGCTGCGGTAA
- a CDS encoding formylglycine-generating enzyme family protein, whose product MHAAPTERQSDAMETTRLISIPAGSFLMGSDTGQDNEKPVHRVSVDAFLLAACQVTNEEYARFLDDTHAAPTPFWTDPNFSHPKQPVVGVSWFEAVRYCEWLGGCTGQPFRLPTEAEWEYAARGGRESARFPWGDEPPESRAGYAERWKTGPEPVGQSEASGFGLFNMCDNVHEWCSDWFDPGYYAVSPEKNPRGPETGGRRASRGGSWRHHIKISRCAGRSSIPPEFQYADYGFRVACDATVV is encoded by the coding sequence ATGCACGCGGCTCCAACGGAACGTCAATCGGATGCGATGGAAACAACCAGGCTAATCTCGATTCCCGCCGGCTCATTCCTCATGGGCAGCGACACTGGCCAAGACAACGAAAAGCCAGTTCACCGCGTCTCGGTTGACGCATTTCTTCTGGCTGCTTGCCAGGTTACAAACGAGGAGTACGCGCGATTTCTTGACGATACTCACGCTGCGCCGACGCCCTTCTGGACCGATCCCAACTTCAGCCATCCGAAACAGCCGGTGGTAGGAGTGTCGTGGTTCGAAGCGGTTCGTTATTGCGAGTGGCTCGGTGGCTGCACTGGTCAGCCCTTTCGTTTGCCCACGGAAGCGGAATGGGAGTATGCAGCTCGCGGAGGCCGCGAAAGCGCTCGATTCCCGTGGGGAGACGAGCCGCCGGAGTCTCGTGCAGGATATGCCGAGCGATGGAAGACAGGCCCGGAGCCGGTTGGCCAAAGTGAAGCTAGTGGATTCGGGCTCTTCAACATGTGCGACAACGTTCACGAATGGTGCAGCGATTGGTTTGATCCCGGGTACTATGCCGTCTCGCCGGAGAAGAACCCACGTGGCCCGGAAACAGGCGGCAGGCGCGCGTCTCGCGGAGGCTCGTGGCGCCATCACATCAAGATCTCCCGGTGTGCGGGGCGTTCCAGCATTCCGCCAGAATTTCAATATGCGGACTATGGCTTCAGGGTCGCGTGTGATGCCACAGTCGTGTAG
- a CDS encoding DinB family protein yields the protein MSETTRIADQLRRAFQGDAWHGDSLLEILDGVAAAQAAARPLKHAHTIWELVLHITTWDSAVRRRLNGEAVEVTAEQNFPSVMDPSEGAWRRAVENAKRVHNELVEAVAAFPDARLSEKVVGKLSEPDWYNVYYMLHGAAQHALYHAGQIALLKKAA from the coding sequence ATGTCCGAAACCACCCGCATCGCCGACCAGCTTCGCCGCGCTTTCCAGGGAGACGCCTGGCATGGCGATTCACTCCTTGAGATTCTCGACGGCGTAGCGGCGGCGCAGGCCGCGGCACGTCCCTTGAAACATGCGCATACCATCTGGGAACTGGTTCTCCACATCACCACCTGGGACAGCGCCGTCCGCCGTCGGCTTAACGGCGAAGCAGTGGAAGTTACCGCGGAACAGAACTTCCCGTCCGTGATGGATCCGAGCGAAGGAGCGTGGCGACGCGCGGTTGAAAATGCCAAGCGAGTTCACAATGAGCTCGTCGAGGCTGTTGCTGCCTTTCCCGACGCGCGTCTTTCCGAGAAAGTAGTCGGCAAACTCAGCGAACCGGACTGGTACAACGTCTACTACATGCTCCACGGCGCGGCGCAGCATGCGCTCTATCATGCGGGGCAAATCGCTTTACTGAAAAAGGCAGCTTGA
- a CDS encoding DUF1287 domain-containing protein — translation MRFRILLCVIVLLRAGGLAQPAPGESSHALFLRRLVIAANERTKHTVRYDPAYVRIPYPAGDVPADKGVCTDEVIRAYRALGIDLQKEVHEDMEKNFSAYPRKWRWVSGKPDSNIDHRRVPNLMVFFQRKGETLPITTSAADYNPGDLVTYDLGGNVPHIGMVVDHKGPSGRYMIEHNIGQGPRMEDVLFNWKITGHYRYYGPQM, via the coding sequence ATGCGCTTTCGGATTCTCTTGTGTGTGATCGTTCTGCTTCGCGCTGGAGGTCTGGCACAGCCAGCACCGGGTGAGAGTTCTCACGCTTTGTTTCTGCGACGCCTGGTCATTGCTGCCAACGAGCGCACGAAACATACCGTTCGATACGACCCTGCGTATGTGCGAATCCCATATCCCGCAGGAGATGTTCCCGCCGATAAGGGCGTGTGCACTGACGAAGTGATCCGCGCTTATCGAGCGCTCGGAATCGATCTTCAGAAAGAAGTACACGAAGACATGGAGAAAAACTTTTCTGCCTACCCTCGCAAGTGGAGATGGGTTTCCGGGAAGCCCGACTCCAACATCGACCACCGCCGAGTACCGAATCTAATGGTCTTTTTTCAGCGCAAGGGCGAGACACTGCCGATCACAACTTCTGCGGCGGACTACAACCCCGGCGACCTTGTGACTTACGATCTCGGCGGCAACGTGCCGCACATTGGCATGGTCGTCGATCACAAAGGCCCCAGCGGACGATACATGATCGAACACAACATCGGACAAGGGCCCAGGATGGAAGACGTGCTCTTCAACTGGAAGATCACCGGACACTATCGCTACTACGGACCTCAAATGTGA
- the lpxA gene encoding acyl-ACP--UDP-N-acetylglucosamine O-acyltransferase — MGIHSTAVIDPKARIHPSCKIGPYCVIAADVELGKGCHLVSHVAIDGPTKIGADNGFFPFSSIGMAPQDLSYAGEPTRLEIGDHNEIREFVTINRGTVKGGGVTRIGDHNLIMAYTHIAHDCQVGNHIIMANAATLGGHVTVEDWANVGALCPVHHFVRIGMHAIIGGGSTITRDVLPFSKTSADRGTSAYGLNAVGLERRGFTKERIKKLHHAYKVLLASKLNTSQALAKLKAEADRGEDVDRLIQFIEASERGVIK; from the coding sequence GTGGGCATCCACTCCACTGCAGTCATCGACCCCAAAGCCAGGATTCATCCATCCTGCAAGATCGGGCCTTACTGCGTCATCGCGGCCGATGTCGAATTAGGAAAAGGCTGCCACCTTGTTTCTCACGTCGCGATCGACGGCCCCACGAAGATCGGCGCAGACAACGGGTTCTTTCCCTTCTCCTCAATCGGCATGGCGCCACAGGATCTTTCTTATGCCGGCGAGCCCACGCGGCTCGAGATCGGCGACCACAACGAGATTCGCGAATTCGTCACTATCAATCGCGGAACAGTCAAAGGCGGAGGCGTCACTCGAATCGGCGATCACAACCTGATCATGGCCTATACGCACATCGCGCATGATTGCCAGGTTGGCAACCACATCATCATGGCGAACGCCGCCACGCTCGGTGGACATGTCACCGTCGAGGACTGGGCCAACGTCGGTGCGCTTTGCCCGGTCCATCACTTCGTGCGCATCGGAATGCATGCCATCATCGGTGGCGGCAGTACGATCACGCGTGACGTCCTGCCGTTTTCGAAAACTTCCGCCGACCGCGGAACAAGCGCATACGGACTCAATGCCGTCGGCCTGGAACGACGCGGCTTCACGAAAGAGCGCATCAAGAAATTGCACCACGCTTACAAAGTGCTGCTCGCTTCAAAGCTGAACACGTCGCAAGCGCTGGCAAAACTGAAAGCCGAAGCGGATCGCGGCGAAGACGTCGATCGCCTGATTCAATTCATCGAAGCGTCCGAACGTGGAGTGATCAAATAA
- a CDS encoding M48 family metallopeptidase yields the protein MTLRATLTTALCCLAVFCIVTPLALAEPPANPFEIKTPPEAQATTNFDAAAATNAYLAEIPADAKARSDAYFEGGYWMILWDFLYGVVVALLLLNLRWSASMRNLAERVTRFKPLQSIVYWLQYLILTTILFFPITVYENYSREHKYGLATQTFGPWFGDFLKDFLVNAVLGAILIMVLFGIVRRLPRTWWIWGSVATIIFLSFVSLIAPVYLVPIFNKVKRLDNPKITQPILSMARANGIPVHDVYEMDASKQTTRMSANVSGFASTMRITLNDNLLRRGSPAEIQSVMGHEMGHYVLNHVYKGMMFFLIIAVTAFAYLRWSLDCSLQRWGEKWQIRGIEDRAVVPLVILLASIFFFVLTPVLNTFIRTQEYEADMYGLNASRQPDGFAEAAIHLGEYRKMSPGPVEEWLFYDHPSGRNRINAAMRWKAENLQLFTAPSVNREEKPAPVRDDKNPAAVSK from the coding sequence ATGACCTTACGAGCCACTTTGACGACCGCGCTTTGTTGTCTGGCCGTGTTTTGCATCGTTACGCCGCTAGCGCTAGCCGAGCCGCCAGCAAATCCCTTCGAAATCAAGACACCACCAGAAGCCCAGGCTACGACGAATTTCGACGCTGCCGCTGCCACGAATGCGTACCTGGCGGAGATTCCCGCCGATGCAAAGGCACGTTCCGACGCTTACTTCGAGGGCGGCTACTGGATGATCTTGTGGGACTTCCTCTACGGGGTCGTGGTCGCGCTGCTGCTGCTGAATCTGCGATGGTCCGCCTCGATGCGAAACCTGGCGGAACGAGTCACGCGCTTCAAGCCCCTGCAGTCGATCGTGTACTGGCTGCAGTACCTGATTCTCACGACCATTCTGTTCTTTCCGATAACGGTCTACGAGAACTACTCCCGCGAGCACAAATACGGGCTTGCCACGCAGACGTTTGGTCCGTGGTTCGGTGACTTCCTGAAAGATTTCCTGGTGAACGCCGTACTCGGCGCCATCCTCATCATGGTGCTGTTCGGCATTGTGCGACGACTCCCGCGCACGTGGTGGATCTGGGGATCGGTGGCGACCATAATTTTTCTGAGTTTCGTGTCTCTGATCGCGCCCGTCTACCTGGTTCCGATCTTCAACAAAGTCAAGCGGCTCGACAATCCGAAGATCACGCAGCCGATCTTGTCCATGGCACGGGCGAATGGAATTCCCGTCCACGACGTCTACGAGATGGATGCGTCCAAGCAAACGACTCGCATGAGTGCGAACGTCAGCGGTTTTGCCAGCACGATGCGCATCACGCTCAATGACAACCTGCTGCGGCGTGGATCTCCCGCGGAAATCCAGTCGGTGATGGGACACGAGATGGGGCACTACGTCCTGAATCATGTCTACAAGGGCATGATGTTTTTCCTCATCATCGCGGTAACGGCCTTCGCCTATCTGCGCTGGTCGCTCGACTGCTCCCTGCAGCGCTGGGGAGAAAAGTGGCAAATCCGGGGAATCGAGGACAGGGCTGTTGTGCCGCTCGTAATCTTGCTGGCATCGATTTTTTTCTTCGTCCTGACCCCGGTCCTGAACACCTTTATTCGCACGCAGGAATATGAGGCCGACATGTACGGATTGAATGCCAGCCGCCAGCCGGATGGTTTTGCGGAGGCGGCAATCCACCTCGGCGAATATCGCAAGATGAGCCCCGGCCCGGTCGAGGAGTGGCTTTTCTACGATCATCCCAGTGGCCGTAACCGGATTAATGCCGCCATGAGATGGAAAGCGGAGAACCTGCAACTTTTCACGGCGCCGTCGGTGAATCGCGAGGAAAAACCGGCACCGGTTCGTGACGACAAGAATCCAGCCGCCGTTTCCAAGTGA
- the tdh gene encoding L-threonine 3-dehydrogenase, giving the protein MKALVKSRSERGLWLENVPEPEMGINDVKIRVHLTGICGTDLHIYQWDDWAKSAIPVPLVIGHEFVGEIVAVGSNVNDYRVGELVSGEGHVTCGRCRNCLAGRRHLCAHTQGVGVGRPGCFAEYIVLPMTNIWRHNPKINPEIAAIFDPFGNAVHTALSFPVLGEDVLITGAGPIGLMAAPVVRHAGARHVVVSDPNPYRLALAEKMGVTMAVDPRKTPLQEVQKQLGMHEGFDVGLEMSGSPAAFRDMLANMSHGAKIAMLGIPASEMAINWHTVIFNMLTIKGIYGREMYETWYKMTVMLESGLDISPVITHRFSWRDYEQGFAAMETGNAAKVILDWKDAA; this is encoded by the coding sequence ATGAAAGCTCTAGTGAAAAGCCGGTCGGAGCGTGGTCTTTGGTTAGAGAACGTTCCGGAACCGGAAATGGGAATCAACGACGTTAAGATTCGCGTGCATCTAACCGGCATTTGTGGGACCGATCTCCACATCTACCAATGGGACGACTGGGCGAAGTCCGCAATACCGGTGCCGCTCGTCATCGGACACGAATTCGTTGGCGAGATTGTGGCGGTCGGATCGAACGTGAACGACTACCGGGTCGGAGAACTGGTCAGCGGTGAAGGGCACGTGACTTGCGGACGTTGCCGCAACTGCCTGGCCGGCCGCCGCCACCTGTGCGCGCACACCCAGGGAGTCGGAGTGGGCCGGCCCGGCTGCTTCGCCGAATACATCGTTCTCCCAATGACCAATATCTGGCGGCACAATCCGAAGATCAATCCCGAGATCGCGGCGATCTTCGATCCTTTTGGCAACGCGGTGCACACCGCGCTGTCATTCCCCGTGCTGGGGGAAGATGTGTTGATTACGGGAGCTGGGCCCATTGGACTGATGGCGGCGCCCGTTGTGCGGCACGCCGGGGCGCGCCACGTCGTGGTCAGCGATCCGAATCCGTATCGCCTGGCGCTGGCGGAAAAAATGGGCGTTACCATGGCTGTGGATCCGCGAAAGACGCCGCTTCAGGAAGTGCAGAAGCAACTGGGCATGCACGAGGGATTCGATGTCGGCCTTGAAATGTCCGGGTCGCCTGCTGCCTTTCGCGACATGCTCGCCAACATGAGCCACGGCGCGAAGATCGCCATGCTCGGGATTCCGGCCTCTGAAATGGCGATCAACTGGCACACCGTGATCTTCAACATGCTGACCATCAAAGGTATCTACGGACGCGAAATGTACGAGACCTGGTACAAGATGACTGTGATGCTGGAGTCCGGTCTCGATATTTCACCGGTGATCACGCACCGCTTCTCATGGCGGGACTATGAGCAGGGATTCGCCGCAATGGAAACCGGGAATGCGGCGAAGGTGATCCTCGACTGGAAAGACGCCGCCTGA
- the fabZ gene encoding 3-hydroxyacyl-ACP dehydratase FabZ: protein MTTDPQTPPRTVMEIGDILKLLPHRYPFLLIDRIVELERTKRIVAVKNVTVNEPFFQGHFPGTPIMPGVLIVEAIAQAGGVLLLTEIPNRDELLVVFTGIERARFRRPVVPGDQLRIEAEVRAFRVTAARLAGKVYVGDKLVAEATVTCRLVPRVMGGGKTEAE from the coding sequence ATGACGACTGACCCGCAGACGCCGCCCAGGACTGTGATGGAGATCGGCGACATTCTCAAGCTCCTGCCGCATCGCTATCCATTTTTGCTGATCGACCGCATTGTGGAACTGGAGCGGACCAAGCGTATCGTCGCGGTGAAAAATGTCACCGTCAACGAACCGTTCTTTCAGGGACATTTTCCGGGAACGCCTATCATGCCCGGAGTGCTGATCGTGGAAGCCATTGCGCAGGCTGGGGGCGTGCTGCTGCTGACCGAAATCCCCAATCGCGACGAATTACTCGTTGTCTTTACCGGCATCGAGCGAGCGCGTTTTCGCCGACCCGTGGTTCCGGGAGATCAGTTGCGCATCGAGGCCGAGGTCCGGGCGTTCCGCGTGACCGCTGCCCGGCTCGCAGGCAAAGTGTATGTCGGCGACAAACTGGTCGCAGAAGCTACCGTCACCTGTCGACTCGTGCCGCGCGTGATGGGCGGAGGCAAGACGGAGGCTGAGTAG
- a CDS encoding M20 family metallopeptidase: protein MVATIRELVEIESPSDHKASVDRLSQIVARKFADLGGATRFHPANEFGNHLQVDFPGKSPVKPVLLLGHYDTVYSLGTLSTMPCRVADGKLMGPGVLDMKSGIALMLHALASLKDWHGELPRPVTVLLVSDEEVGSDSSRKITESLAKKSAAVLVLEPSYGLDGKVKTARKGVGEYQVKVTGKASHAGLDFRKGVNAIVELARQIEKISGFTDLKKGLTVNVGIVSGGSRTNVVPPEAIAQVDVRIARLKDAAGIDKKMRGLRPFNRKCKVEVTGGINRPPMERTAGVAGLYEVAVGIARELGWKLGEAAVGGGSDGNFTAGLGIPTLDGLGGVGDGAHAVHEHIVIEELPRRAALLAGLIERV from the coding sequence ATGGTCGCCACGATTCGCGAATTGGTCGAGATCGAATCCCCCAGCGATCACAAAGCATCGGTGGATCGCCTGAGCCAGATCGTCGCCCGGAAGTTTGCGGATCTGGGAGGCGCGACAAGATTTCACCCGGCGAATGAGTTCGGTAATCATCTACAGGTGGATTTCCCTGGGAAATCGCCGGTCAAGCCGGTACTGCTGCTCGGTCACTATGACACGGTCTATTCGCTCGGCACGCTTTCGACGATGCCCTGCCGCGTCGCAGACGGAAAGCTGATGGGGCCGGGTGTCCTCGACATGAAGTCCGGCATTGCTCTGATGCTGCATGCGCTCGCCTCGCTCAAGGACTGGCATGGTGAATTGCCGCGTCCGGTTACGGTGCTGCTGGTATCCGACGAAGAAGTGGGTAGCGATTCTTCGCGGAAGATTACTGAATCGCTGGCGAAAAAATCAGCGGCGGTTCTCGTACTCGAGCCTTCGTATGGACTCGACGGCAAAGTGAAAACCGCCCGCAAGGGTGTTGGCGAGTATCAGGTGAAAGTGACGGGTAAGGCATCGCACGCGGGTCTGGATTTCCGGAAGGGTGTGAACGCGATTGTCGAACTCGCTCGGCAAATTGAAAAGATCTCCGGCTTCACCGATCTAAAGAAGGGACTGACGGTGAACGTCGGAATCGTAAGCGGCGGCTCCCGAACCAATGTAGTGCCGCCCGAAGCGATTGCCCAGGTGGATGTCCGCATTGCGCGGTTGAAGGATGCGGCGGGAATCGACAAGAAGATGCGTGGATTGCGTCCGTTCAATCGCAAATGCAAGGTCGAGGTCACCGGCGGAATCAATCGTCCTCCCATGGAACGGACTGCCGGGGTGGCAGGACTGTATGAAGTTGCGGTCGGCATTGCACGCGAATTGGGATGGAAGCTGGGTGAAGCAGCGGTTGGCGGCGGTTCCGATGGAAACTTCACTGCGGGATTGGGTATACCAACCCTCGATGGCCTGGGGGGCGTCGGGGATGGCGCTCATGCCGTGCACGAGCATATCGTGATCGAGGAATTGCCCAGGCGGGCGGCGCTGTTGGCCGGGTTGATTGAGCGGGTATGA